The genomic segment CGACGACCATGACGTGCTCGGCGCGCTCCTTCGGGTCGGCGAGCAGGTCCGCGGCGAGCGCGGCGTCCGCCTCGGGCGTCTCCCCGCGCGGGCGCGTGCCCTTGATCGGGCACACTTCGACGACGCGCCCGTCGGCCTCGGCGCGCACGCGCAGGAACCGCTCGGGGGACACCGACGCCAGCGCGAGCCCCGGCAGCTCGAGATACGCAGACATGTCCGAGCCGGCCCGCGCGAGCAGCGCCGCGAACGTGTCGCGCGGCGGGAGTGCGGCGCGGCCGGTCACGGCGTGCGTGAGGTTGAGCACGTACACGTCGCCGGCGCCGATCCGCTCGCGGACCGCGTCGACCCCCGAGCGGTACGCATCCGCCTCGGCCATTCGCGGGTCGAGCACGAGCGGGGCGTCGGGAGTGACGGGCGACGCGTTCGGCACAGATGGCGCTCCGAGCGCGTCGTACTCGAGGACGGTCGCCTCGCACTCGTACGTGATGAGCGCCGCGGCGAGCGCCGGACCGGCGCCCGAGAACGTGCGCTCCAGCGCGTCGCCGGCCTCTCGGGCGGTGAGCCGTGGCGTCACGCGCGCCACGGGTCCCGCGGCGAGAGCGCGGCCGCCGAACCAGCCGCGCGCGGATGATGGGGCGAGCACGAGCATCACGAGGCGCCTCCGAGGTGCCGGGAGTCACCGCTGGATGCCCGCGCGGACGCGGCCTGACATGCGGCTGGGCCGAGTGTAGCGCGTCAACGGGGTCGGTAGGCGTCGGCGCTGTGCTCGATGCGGGTCACGTGCACGACATGCGTGCCCTCATCGATGACGTAGACGATGCGGAACGCGTCGAGACGAGCGCATCGCCGCCCGGCGAGCTCCCCCGATAGGGGCTTGCCGCGTCTCCACGGGTCTCGCAGCAGCGGGCCGGTGATGAACTCGACGCACGCCGCCGCGACCCGATCCGGCATGCGTTCGAGGGAGCGGTCGACGGCCGCATCCGTGCGCAGCGCATATGGCAGCACGGGTCAGTCCTTGGGCAGGTACTTGGCCCGGAGCGCCTCACCCGTGATGTAGTCACCGGC from the Actinomycetota bacterium genome contains:
- a CDS encoding type II toxin-antitoxin system RelE/ParE family toxin, whose translation is MPDRVAAACVEFITGPLLRDPWRRGKPLSGELAGRRCARLDAFRIVYVIDEGTHVVHVTRIEHSADAYRPR